The nucleotide sequence aagCTGCCTATTTGGTCATAATTTttgcataatttttatatagtttttatgTTGTGGAATCCATATTGGGgttatgtattatattgtatttaattttgagcatttttataatatttattagtttaagtatttgttttaaatatgtataggATAAGTTGtagtttttaatatttatattaagtCTAAATATGTAAGAGAAAAAATGAGGATGAAAATAAACGAATaaagtaatatattttgataattataAGAATTTGATTTCGTGTTAATATAACTTAATTGTAAATGTGTTGAACTATGTCTTTTTGcattttattgttaatttttgGTTAGTGGTTTATGGGGCAATTTATCGAATATTTGAATTGACTTGGTCCTAGAAGAGAATTTcgatttaaataattacaatGCACGATATGAGAAACTGGGGGAGAATGAAGGGAAGTAAGGAAAAACATGAAAAAGGTTATAAATTGAGTTTATGAGGAAATGGGATTATTAAATACATAGAAAGCTATAGAGGCCGACCCTGTaccatttattaatttattttttgttgtttataaaaaaagacaatTCTTTAGaatgataaatttaattaactTATATTTGAAGTAGGATTtaaagaataataaatagtaaatttgcctattaatataaagaaGTACCGTGTATATATGATACAGGTCAAAACATGtttcttattttataacaaaacataaaataaattatctATTATACtgtattataatatttctttgcctttaattattatttataaaagtCGAATATTGTATTGTTTAAATACAGGTGTCTTAACATCTGTTAAATGAATATggtgaaaataaaagttaatagcattaaatatatttcattttttgattttggataaaaataaattggaatctctttcaatatattggttttatatgtattaattttgtgatttaatattgtaattttattattaatttggattgaatttgaaaatatgtatattttatattattttaatagaaatcatatatttgatGTTGCATATTCAGAGatatgtttataaataaaattattacataccaatatataaaaaaatatatttttatacaaaatcggtaaataaaatggagAATATTATTAAGTAATACTTAAAATTGGAGAAGTATAACAAATAAGAAACCatttaaatgtaaataGCAACGATGTTTTGTTAATGCTTTCATTATATGtttgtatttattcatataaaaaaaatatatgtatctaatattttattattttaattgatatttattaatattttcgtATTAAACAAtgatagaaaaatatagttttataaaatattaaaaccGTGCCACTAAAAGCACCAAcgtattataaattatattaaaaacggtgtattttttagataaaagttaatatttatttgaaaaaaatataatatttatatccataaacaattttaatgaatataacgaaatttattacaataatacatttataaattctATAGAAATTGCAAAAagttaataaatgaaataaattcgttttttttatagatatattcataaagtttagaacaaaaaactagtaaatattactattttgtGAATAAATATCAAGTTATCAACATTATCTCAAACTACATATATTAgttcatttatttaataaataaaggtAAAAATGAGAGTCAgtgttttaaaatatgttctTTTTTCAATTGTTATTTGTTCTTTTGAATATGCCAAAAATGTAAGTTAtactttattttcttttattattaataatatttcattatagTTTTcgcatttatttatttcacaATAGccttatattattgtttcaTGTATTGGCAAAACACTTAAGTTAAAGAAGggattaaaattaattacatatatgttaataaatatttcatttctttTCAGGAACTATACTTTGTAAACTATAGAGGGATATACCTTGAAAGAAATGTAATAAACTTTAGAAATAATAGGATGTTAGCATATGCAGATAGCCAATTTgatttaaatgaattttatgaatCAACTTTGAGTCTTGCAAATCAATTTAATGATTGTAATGATGGTAACAAAGAAATAACATGCCttagaaatattatagactcacatataaagaaacataaagaaaataatacacTACTCGATTTAAATACTGTAGATAAGAAAACTAAAAAGTTAATCAATGAGCTTCGAAAAGAATTAGAAGaagtaaaaaaagagattgataataaaatgaaaggTGAATTCGCAATACAGTCTAtagatgataaaataataataaaaaaagatggAAATAGTTCTGTGTCAGGACATGAAGACTTTAAACAAttggaaaataatgaaaataataaaattgcaTCAAGTAATTATCATATGAAATCAAAATTGATTaagaaatttataaaagaaGGAATCAAATTTGTCCTGTCGGGGTTGGCATTTTTAGCAGTTGTTATTTCGGGACCAATAACAGGGTTGGTGTACTTAATGATACTACTCATACCGTCTGGATTTTCcacaatttttttccttattagactcaataaattatacattaaattcgaaaaaatattaaaataaccactttttattattctgGTTTATTATACATGTTTAAATGACTAgaaataatacaattaataatttatgcCATAAAAGTTATGctttttacattttatataataattaaatataatttaattgcttgttatattattatatattttaatttgatatataatcacgttatataattaatttaccTGTGCTTGTTGCTTTTAAAAACTCATTTGTCCTTATGTTcatgtacatatattatgtattaatGGATTTTAAATGTACTAATTTTTAGCtagtatttataattattttaagtAAACTTAATTTAAACGcatttattaacaaaattcCAAGCTATATATAGAGTTTATGGTTCTGGTTTAGAGTTACGTTTTGGAGAACTTGTATTTTGGGTCATGGTCCTGTACTGTGGGTTATAGTTTTTCTCTATGGAATCTATGTTTTGGGTTAgggttatatttttattaatttgtttataatttgatcatatttatttgtctATAAATTgtgattaaatatatatactatattcATATGCTTAATCTCGAAATTAAGTCCAAATATACACCCCCAAAGGAACATCGCCATTAATACAAAGGGGTTGcataacattttttccataaagtataatattgatttaatatgattaaaatagcatattgaatatattaatatagatattgactatatatgaattcatattatctatatcataattatttattacataaaaCTTGTTAACTCATAGTTATATTGAATTATGcatatcataatatatttctttatttagtAAAGCCTATAATTtgtgttattattattttaattcaaattgtatttttataaccgaaaa is from Plasmodium berghei ANKA genome assembly, chromosome: 14 and encodes:
- a CDS encoding fam-b protein, whose product is MRVSVLKYVLFSIVICSFEYAKNELYFVNYRGIYLERNVINFRNNRMLAYADSQFDLNEFYESTLSLANQFNDCNDGNKEITCLRNIIDSHIKKHKENNTLLDLNTVDKKTKKLINELRKELEEVKKEIDNKMKGEFAIQSIDDKIIIKKDGNSSVSGHEDFKQLENNENNKIASSNYHMKSKLIKKFIKEGIKFVLSGLAFLAVVISGPITGLVYLMILLIPSGFSTIFFLIRLNKLYIKFEKILK